The sequence CCAATGTTTTGCGTGATATTCGTACCATGTTTGATAATTTAGGTCATTCATTTTTGAATGATGAACAATATCAAATACTTAAAGATGAGCGTGGTTATATGGCTGAAATTTTGCTGAATAAAAATCTAACGCTTAATCTTGTAAGTGGCTATAACGCCCAATTACGCATGGCAATCATCAAACGCTGGCAACAGTTAGAGCAACAACAGCAATTTAATCCTGCTAATTTATCTCGTATGGATATTTTGCAACTGGCTATGCAAGCCGAGCAAGAAAACCAACATTTAAAGCAACGTATCGCCGTGATTGAACCACAAGCCCATGCCCTACAGCGTATTACACAAGTAGGCGAAGATTTGGGATTGCGTGAAAGTGCCAAAGTCTTAAAAATTGCTCAAGATAAATTTATCAACTTTTTAATTGATAAAAAATGGATTTATCGAGATGCAAAATATAAACCGCAGGCATATCAAGACAAAATCAATCAAGGTTATTTAATCCATCATTACAGTAGCCCACAGCAAACAGCACACGGCGAACGTGTATTTTCGCAGGTCAAAATCACAGCGAAAGGCGTAGCGAAATTATCAATGATGTTAAATCAAGGAGCGGTGTAATGTACTATTACGAATTTCACATTGGAGACTATCGCCGTAGAACAACGCATTTAACACCGATGGAGCATTATATCTATCGTACTTTGTTGGACTGGTATTTTCTTGATGAAAAACCATTGAAAGCGAATATTGATTATTTATTGCGTATTTTAGGATT comes from Moraxella sp. ZY210820 and encodes:
- a CDS encoding phage antirepressor KilAC domain-containing protein, whose product is MNSPIIAQFTQKTMSSLEIAELCQKTHANVLRDIRTMFDNLGHSFLNDEQYQILKDERGYMAEILLNKNLTLNLVSGYNAQLRMAIIKRWQQLEQQQQFNPANLSRMDILQLAMQAEQENQHLKQRIAVIEPQAHALQRITQVGEDLGLRESAKVLKIAQDKFINFLIDKKWIYRDAKYKPQAYQDKINQGYLIHHYSSPQQTAHGERVFSQVKITAKGVAKLSMMLNQGAV